The following are encoded together in the Mycolicibacterium arabiense genome:
- the ipdA gene encoding cholesterol ring-cleaving hydrolase subunit IpdA — MADKRTTLDEAVSSIESGMTIGIGGWGSRRKPMAFIRALLRTDVTDLTVVTYGGPDLGLLCSAGKVKRVYYGFVSLDSPPFYDPWFAKARTTGAIEAREMDEGMLRCGLQAAAQRLPFLPIRAGLGSDVRRFWGDELKTVRSPYPTGDAFEELIAMPALNLDAAFVHLNVGDEKGNAAYTGIDPYFDDLFLMSARQRLMSVDRVVSTEELVKSVPPQALLVNRMMVDTVVEAPNGAHFTTAEPDYRRDEKFQRHYAEAAASDETWAEFVGTYLSGSEADYQAAVRTFANEQAAAKEASK; from the coding sequence ATGGCAGACAAGCGGACGACGCTCGACGAGGCCGTCTCGTCGATCGAGAGCGGCATGACCATCGGCATCGGCGGTTGGGGATCGCGCCGCAAGCCCATGGCGTTCATCCGGGCACTGCTGCGCACCGACGTCACCGACCTGACCGTGGTGACCTACGGCGGACCCGACCTCGGCCTGCTGTGCTCCGCCGGCAAGGTCAAGCGCGTCTACTACGGTTTCGTCTCGCTGGACTCGCCGCCGTTCTACGACCCCTGGTTCGCCAAGGCGCGCACCACCGGCGCCATCGAGGCGCGCGAGATGGACGAGGGCATGCTGCGCTGCGGCTTGCAAGCTGCCGCACAACGACTTCCGTTCCTCCCCATCCGCGCCGGGCTCGGCAGCGACGTCCGCAGGTTCTGGGGTGACGAACTCAAGACGGTGCGCTCGCCGTACCCGACGGGTGACGCCTTCGAAGAGTTGATCGCCATGCCCGCGCTGAACCTCGACGCCGCGTTCGTGCACCTGAACGTCGGCGACGAGAAGGGCAATGCGGCCTACACCGGCATCGACCCGTACTTCGACGACCTGTTCCTCATGTCGGCCCGGCAGCGCCTGATGAGCGTCGATCGGGTCGTGTCCACCGAGGAACTGGTGAAGTCGGTTCCACCGCAGGCACTCCTGGTCAACCGGATGATGGTCGACACCGTCGTCGAGGCACCCAACGGCGCGCACTTCACCACTGCCGAGCCGGACTACCGTCGCGACGAGAAGTTCCAGCGGCACTACGCCGAGGCTGCCGCCTCCGACGAGACGTGGGCGGAGTTCGTCGGCACCTACCTGTCGGGCAGCGAGGCCGACTACCAGGCCGCCGTCCGCACGTTCGCCAACGAGCAGGCCGCAGCGAAGGAGGCATCCAAGTGA
- a CDS encoding steroid 3-ketoacyl-CoA thiolase, which translates to MGNPVIVEATRSPIGKRNGWLSGLHSTELLGATQKALIEKAGIDAGDVEQVVGGCVTQFGEQSNNITRVSWLVAGLPDHVGAMTVDCQCGSGQQANGLIAGLIASGAIDVGIACGIEAMSRVGLGANAGPDRGILRPASWDIDMPDQFTAAERIAKRRGISREEIDQFGFDSQRKAKQAWAEGRFDREISPIEAPVLDENKKPTSDRAPVTRDQGLRDTTLEGLASLKPVMEGGIHTAGTSSQISDGAAAVLWMDEDKAKALGLKPRARIVSQALVGAEPYYHLDGPVQSTAKVLEKAGMKMGDIDITEINEAFASVVLSWARVHEPDMDTVNVNGGAIALGHPVGSTGSRLITSALHELERTDKTTALITMCAGGALSTGTIIERI; encoded by the coding sequence ATGGGTAACCCTGTCATCGTCGAAGCCACCCGCAGTCCCATCGGCAAGCGCAACGGATGGTTGTCCGGCCTGCACTCGACCGAACTGTTGGGAGCCACTCAGAAGGCCCTGATCGAGAAGGCCGGCATCGATGCCGGGGACGTAGAGCAGGTCGTCGGCGGCTGCGTCACGCAGTTCGGCGAGCAGTCCAACAACATCACCCGGGTCTCCTGGTTGGTCGCCGGACTGCCCGATCACGTGGGCGCCATGACCGTGGACTGCCAGTGCGGCAGCGGCCAGCAGGCCAACGGCCTCATCGCCGGTCTAATCGCGTCGGGCGCCATCGACGTCGGCATCGCGTGCGGCATCGAGGCGATGAGCCGGGTCGGCCTCGGTGCCAACGCCGGACCCGACCGCGGCATCCTGCGCCCTGCGTCGTGGGACATCGACATGCCCGACCAGTTCACCGCGGCCGAGCGGATCGCCAAGCGGCGCGGGATCAGCCGCGAGGAGATCGACCAGTTCGGTTTCGACTCGCAGCGCAAGGCCAAGCAGGCCTGGGCCGAAGGCCGGTTCGACCGCGAGATCAGCCCCATCGAGGCGCCCGTCCTCGACGAGAACAAGAAGCCGACGTCCGACCGCGCACCCGTGACGCGTGATCAGGGTCTGCGCGACACCACCCTCGAAGGCCTGGCATCGCTGAAGCCGGTGATGGAGGGCGGCATCCACACCGCAGGCACGTCGTCGCAGATCTCCGACGGCGCCGCCGCAGTCTTGTGGATGGACGAGGACAAGGCCAAGGCCCTCGGCCTGAAGCCACGCGCCCGCATCGTCAGCCAGGCACTCGTCGGCGCAGAGCCGTACTACCACCTCGACGGGCCCGTGCAGTCGACCGCGAAGGTGCTCGAGAAGGCCGGTATGAAGATGGGCGACATCGACATCACCGAGATCAACGAGGCATTCGCGTCGGTCGTGCTGTCATGGGCCCGGGTGCACGAGCCCGACATGGACACCGTCAACGTCAACGGTGGCGCCATCGCCCTCGGACACCCCGTCGGCAGCACCGGCAGCCGGCTGATCACCTCGGCACTGCACGAACTCGAGCGTACCGACAAGACCACCGCACTCATCACCATGTGCGCGGGCGGCGCACTGTCGACGGGCACGATCATCGAACGGATCTGA
- a CDS encoding mycothiol-dependent nitroreductase Rv2466c family protein, translating to MAADDEPSAHLHFYFDPVCPFAWLTSKWVRMVATQRDFEVDWRFISLRLLNADVDYASHFPPEYEAGHTAGLHLLRVAARVRAEHGREAVGPFYDAVGTRIFDTSRAVDPLSAADQGARHVVAPLLEAVGLPGDVADALDDPAWDDEIRAETEEALALTGRDVGTPILHFQPPTGAAFFGPVISRLPDPEQAVALWDHVVGLASFPGFAEFKRSLRERPQLASFGVDPGAIGAQEDWHGGSRRTKK from the coding sequence GTGGCTGCCGACGACGAACCCTCTGCGCACCTGCACTTCTACTTCGATCCCGTGTGTCCGTTCGCCTGGCTGACCAGCAAGTGGGTGCGCATGGTCGCCACCCAGCGCGACTTCGAGGTGGACTGGCGCTTCATCTCGCTGCGGTTGCTGAACGCCGACGTCGACTACGCCAGTCACTTCCCGCCGGAGTACGAGGCGGGGCACACGGCCGGCCTGCACCTGCTGCGGGTGGCAGCGCGCGTGCGCGCCGAGCACGGCCGGGAGGCCGTCGGCCCGTTCTACGACGCGGTCGGGACTCGCATCTTCGACACCTCGCGTGCGGTCGATCCGTTGTCGGCGGCCGACCAGGGCGCGCGCCACGTCGTAGCGCCGCTGCTCGAGGCCGTCGGCCTGCCTGGCGACGTCGCCGACGCACTCGACGACCCCGCGTGGGACGACGAGATCCGGGCGGAGACCGAGGAGGCGCTCGCGCTCACGGGCCGCGACGTCGGGACGCCGATCCTGCACTTCCAGCCACCGACGGGAGCGGCGTTCTTCGGGCCGGTGATCAGCAGGCTGCCCGATCCGGAGCAAGCGGTGGCGCTGTGGGATCACGTCGTCGGCCTGGCGTCCTTCCCGGGCTTCGCCGAGTTCAAGCGGTCGCTGCGGGAGCGCCCGCAGCTCGCCAGCTTCGGTGTCGATCCGGGAGCCATCGGCGCACAAGAGGATTGGCACGGCGGCAGCCGACGCACCAAGAAGTGA
- the ipdB gene encoding cholesterol ring-cleaving hydrolase subunit IpdB gives MISVTRAEVCAVACAELFRDAGEIMVSPMANMVSIGARLARLTFSPDIVLTDGEARILADTPALGATGAIEGWMPFGRVFETLTWGRRHVVMGANQIDRYGNQNLSAFGPIQHPKRQMFGVRGAPGNSINHATSYWVGAHSTRVFGESVDIVSGIGWDKVDPENPAFRFANVYRVVSNLGVFDFNGPDHQMRALSLHPGVEADQVAENTSFEVHGLNDAEVTRLPSEDEQRLIREVIDPKSLRDREIRA, from the coding sequence GTGATCTCCGTGACCCGAGCCGAGGTGTGCGCGGTCGCGTGCGCCGAATTGTTCCGCGACGCAGGCGAGATCATGGTCAGCCCGATGGCCAACATGGTGTCGATCGGCGCGCGCCTGGCGCGGCTGACGTTCTCCCCCGACATCGTGCTGACCGACGGCGAGGCCCGCATCCTGGCCGACACCCCTGCGCTCGGCGCGACCGGCGCCATCGAGGGCTGGATGCCGTTCGGCCGCGTGTTCGAGACCCTCACCTGGGGCCGGCGCCACGTGGTGATGGGCGCCAACCAGATCGACCGCTACGGCAACCAGAACCTCTCGGCGTTCGGCCCGATCCAACACCCCAAGCGCCAGATGTTCGGCGTGCGCGGCGCACCGGGCAACTCGATCAACCACGCCACCAGCTACTGGGTGGGTGCCCACTCGACGCGCGTCTTCGGCGAGTCGGTCGACATCGTATCGGGAATCGGCTGGGACAAGGTGGATCCCGAGAACCCGGCGTTCCGCTTCGCCAACGTCTACCGCGTGGTGAGCAACCTGGGCGTCTTCGACTTCAACGGCCCCGACCATCAGATGCGCGCCCTGTCGCTGCACCCGGGCGTCGAGGCCGACCAGGTCGCGGAAAACACATCCTTCGAGGTGCACGGACTGAACGACGCCGAGGTCACGCGACTGCCGTCCGAGGACGAGCAGCGGCTGATCCGCGAGGTCATCGATCCGAAGTCGCTGCGAGATCGCGAGATTCGGGCATGA
- a CDS encoding SDR family oxidoreductase, protein MSDATGINLRLDGRVVLVTGGVRGVGAGISAVFADQGATVITCARRPVEGSPYEFHSCDIRDDEAVKALVDAIVEKHGRLDVVVNNAGGSPYVAASDASARFSTKIVELNLLAVLSVSTHANAAMQQQDSGGSIVNITSVSGRRPTPGTVAYGAAKAGVENMTTTLAVEWAPKVRVNSVVVGMVETEQSELFYGDADSIAAISRNVPLGRLAKPADIGWATAFLASEAASYISGASLEVHGGGEPPHYLSTTTADIK, encoded by the coding sequence GTGAGTGACGCCACTGGAATCAATCTGCGACTCGATGGCCGGGTGGTCCTCGTGACCGGTGGCGTGCGTGGTGTCGGGGCCGGAATCAGCGCGGTCTTCGCCGACCAGGGCGCCACGGTCATCACCTGCGCGCGGAGGCCGGTCGAGGGCAGCCCCTACGAGTTCCACTCCTGCGACATCCGCGACGACGAGGCCGTGAAGGCGCTCGTGGACGCGATCGTCGAGAAGCACGGACGTCTCGACGTCGTCGTCAACAACGCCGGCGGATCGCCCTACGTGGCCGCCTCGGACGCGTCGGCGCGGTTCAGCACGAAGATCGTCGAACTCAACTTGCTAGCCGTGCTGTCGGTGTCGACGCATGCCAACGCCGCCATGCAGCAACAGGATTCGGGCGGGTCGATCGTCAACATCACCAGCGTCAGTGGGCGTCGACCGACCCCGGGGACGGTCGCCTACGGTGCCGCGAAGGCGGGCGTGGAGAACATGACCACCACGCTGGCCGTCGAATGGGCGCCGAAGGTGCGGGTCAACTCGGTGGTCGTCGGCATGGTCGAGACCGAACAGTCGGAACTGTTCTACGGTGACGCCGACTCGATCGCCGCCATCTCGCGCAACGTGCCGCTCGGCAGGCTCGCCAAACCAGCCGACATCGGCTGGGCCACGGCATTTCTCGCATCCGAGGCAGCGTCGTACATCAGCGGTGCGTCACTCGAGGTGCACGGTGGCGGCGAACCGCCGCACTACCTGTCCACCACCACCGCCGACATCAAGTAG
- a CDS encoding metallophosphoesterase: protein MFIVVLGVVLGLMHLYVWKRLIKDTTAPGLRRRVATLVLVALAVLLVATLILPRVTGTPESPWLAWPGYLWFGLIAYLFLTLLAIEPVRLALWRWARRSPEPEPDQPATPEPATSDPAATKPSVNRRVFIARSAALAAGAASVGLVGYGAATALGPPNVLTVPVRLRRLDPAFDGFRMAVVSDVHLGPLAGRGHTERIVRMINEQEPDLVAIVGDLVDGTVEELGRAAEPLRDLQSREGTFFVTGNHEYFVDDTASWLRELNRLGVRTLRNDNTAIRRGAAAFDLAGVNDVVGAERGDGPDFDRALGGLDESRPTILLAHQPIQVAEASSRGVDLQLSGHTHGGQMWPFHYAVDMVQPALAGLSTVGDTQLYVTRGAGFWGPPVRVGAPPDITVVTLGGA from the coding sequence ATGTTCATCGTCGTCCTCGGGGTAGTCCTCGGGCTGATGCACCTGTATGTGTGGAAACGCCTGATCAAGGACACGACTGCGCCCGGCCTCAGGCGGCGGGTGGCGACGCTCGTGCTCGTCGCGCTCGCCGTGCTCCTGGTTGCAACGCTGATCCTGCCGCGCGTCACGGGCACCCCCGAGTCCCCCTGGCTCGCATGGCCGGGGTACCTCTGGTTCGGTCTGATCGCGTACCTGTTCCTCACCCTGCTGGCCATCGAACCGGTCCGGCTGGCGCTGTGGCGCTGGGCGCGGCGATCACCAGAGCCCGAGCCGGACCAGCCGGCGACACCGGAACCGGCGACATCAGACCCGGCCGCAACGAAGCCTTCGGTGAACCGCCGGGTGTTCATCGCGCGCTCGGCCGCGTTGGCCGCGGGCGCGGCGTCGGTGGGGCTGGTCGGCTACGGCGCCGCGACGGCGCTGGGTCCGCCGAACGTACTCACGGTGCCGGTGCGCCTGCGCCGTCTCGATCCCGCGTTCGACGGTTTCCGGATGGCCGTGGTGTCCGACGTCCACCTGGGCCCGCTCGCCGGTCGCGGGCACACCGAGCGGATCGTGCGCATGATCAACGAGCAGGAGCCCGACCTCGTCGCGATCGTGGGAGACCTGGTGGACGGCACCGTCGAGGAACTGGGCCGTGCGGCAGAACCGTTGCGCGACCTGCAGTCCCGGGAGGGCACCTTCTTCGTCACCGGCAACCACGAGTACTTCGTCGACGACACGGCTTCGTGGCTGCGGGAACTCAATCGTCTCGGCGTTCGGACGCTACGCAACGACAACACGGCGATCCGGCGGGGCGCGGCGGCGTTCGACCTGGCCGGCGTCAACGACGTCGTCGGCGCCGAACGTGGGGACGGGCCCGACTTCGACAGGGCGCTCGGCGGCCTGGACGAGTCCCGGCCGACGATTCTGCTTGCCCACCAACCCATTCAGGTCGCCGAGGCATCGTCGCGCGGAGTCGACCTACAGCTGTCGGGTCACACGCACGGTGGTCAGATGTGGCCGTTCCACTACGCCGTCGACATGGTGCAGCCGGCATTGGCAGGGCTGTCCACGGTGGGCGACACGCAGTTGTACGTCACCCGGGGTGCAGGCTTCTGGGGTCCGCCGGTCCGGGTCGGAGCCCCGCCCGACATCACCGTGGTGACGCTCGGCGGGGCCTAG
- the echA20 gene encoding (7aS)-7a-methyl-1,5-dioxo-2,3,5,6,7,7a-hexahydro-1H-indene-carboxyl-CoA hydrolase — protein MTITSKTVEPGIVSVTVDYPPVNAIPSRGWFELGDAITAAGRDTSTHVVILRAEGRGFNAGVDIKEMQKTDGFTALIDANRGCFHAFRAVYECEVPVVAAVNGFCVGGGIGLVGNADVIVASDDAKFGLPEVERGALGAATHLSRLVPQHMMRRLFFTAATVDAATLHHFGSVHEVVPRAELDESALRVARDIAVKDTRVIRAAKEALNLIDVQRVNASYRMEQGFTFELNLAGVADEHRDAFAGTDKGASK, from the coding sequence ATGACCATCACCTCGAAAACCGTGGAACCGGGCATCGTCTCGGTTACCGTCGACTACCCACCCGTCAACGCGATCCCGTCGCGTGGCTGGTTCGAACTCGGCGACGCCATCACCGCGGCCGGCCGCGACACCAGCACGCACGTGGTGATCCTGCGCGCCGAGGGTCGCGGCTTCAACGCCGGTGTCGACATCAAGGAGATGCAGAAGACCGACGGGTTCACTGCGCTCATCGACGCCAATCGTGGCTGCTTCCACGCCTTCCGCGCGGTGTACGAGTGCGAGGTGCCGGTCGTCGCAGCCGTCAACGGCTTCTGCGTCGGCGGCGGCATCGGACTGGTCGGCAACGCCGACGTCATCGTCGCGTCCGATGACGCCAAGTTCGGTCTGCCGGAGGTGGAGCGAGGCGCACTCGGTGCTGCCACCCACCTCTCGCGGCTGGTGCCGCAGCACATGATGCGCAGGCTGTTCTTCACGGCCGCGACCGTCGACGCCGCCACGCTGCACCACTTCGGCTCGGTGCACGAGGTGGTGCCCCGCGCCGAACTCGACGAGTCCGCTCTGCGGGTGGCCCGCGACATCGCCGTCAAGGACACCAGGGTGATCCGCGCGGCCAAGGAGGCGCTGAACCTCATCGACGTACAGCGGGTCAACGCCAGTTACCGCATGGAGCAGGGCTTCACCTTCGAACTCAACCTGGCAGGCGTCGCGGACGAGCATCGCGATGCCTTCGCGGGGACCGACAAGGGGGCCTCCAAGTGA
- a CDS encoding nitroreductase family deazaflavin-dependent oxidoreductase, protein MANPSRPLKPKQIESLNSSKVGTAIKWMSKAQTFLFKKTGGKFGNKFLKGTEVGILTTIGRKTGEPRDSPLLFLQEGRRIVLVASQGGRATNPMWYLNLKANPKVTFQTKAGVHALTARDATDAEREEYWPKLDAMYPDFANYRSYTDRKIPIVICDPN, encoded by the coding sequence ATGGCCAACCCGTCCCGCCCGCTCAAGCCGAAGCAGATCGAGAGCCTGAACTCGTCGAAGGTCGGCACCGCCATCAAGTGGATGTCCAAGGCGCAGACCTTCCTGTTCAAGAAGACCGGCGGCAAGTTCGGCAACAAGTTCCTGAAGGGAACCGAGGTCGGGATCCTGACGACGATCGGTCGCAAGACCGGTGAGCCGCGGGACAGTCCGCTGCTGTTCCTGCAGGAGGGCCGGCGCATCGTGCTCGTCGCATCGCAGGGCGGCCGGGCCACCAACCCCATGTGGTACCTGAACCTCAAGGCCAACCCGAAGGTCACCTTCCAGACCAAGGCCGGCGTGCACGCGCTCACGGCGCGCGACGCGACCGACGCAGAGCGCGAGGAGTACTGGCCCAAGCTCGACGCCATGTATCCCGACTTCGCGAACTACCGGTCCTACACCGACCGCAAGATCCCGATCGTCATCTGCGATCCGAACTAG
- the fadA6 gene encoding steroid 3-ketoacyl-CoA thiolase FadA6, which yields MAEAYVIDAVRTAVGKRNGSLAGIHPVDLGAAAWRGLLGRTDLDPGAVTDVIAGCVDAVGAQAGNIARLSWLAAGFPEEVPGVTVDRQCGSSQQAISFGAQAIMAGTADVIVAGGVQNMSQIPISSAMIVGEQFGYTSPTNESKSWLHRYGDQEISQFRGSEMIAEKWGLSREEMEQFSLTSHQRAQEAIRAGHFENEIIEIDGFAIDEGPRDTSLEKMAGLKTLVDGGRLTAAMASQISDGASAVLLASEQAVADHGLKPRARIHHISARGADPVYMLTGPIPATEYALDKTGLTIDDIDTVEINEAFAPVVMAWLKETGADPAKVNPNGGAIALGHPLGATGAKLFATMLNTLERTGGRYGLQTMCEGGGTANVTIIERL from the coding sequence ATGGCTGAGGCGTACGTCATCGATGCCGTCCGGACCGCCGTCGGCAAGCGCAACGGGTCATTGGCGGGGATCCACCCCGTCGATCTCGGCGCGGCAGCCTGGCGCGGTCTGCTCGGCCGGACCGACCTCGACCCCGGCGCCGTCACGGACGTCATCGCCGGCTGCGTGGACGCCGTCGGAGCCCAGGCAGGCAACATCGCGCGCCTGTCCTGGCTGGCCGCCGGCTTCCCGGAGGAAGTGCCCGGCGTGACCGTCGACCGGCAGTGCGGGTCGAGTCAGCAGGCGATCTCCTTTGGCGCACAGGCGATCATGGCAGGCACGGCCGACGTCATCGTCGCCGGTGGCGTGCAGAACATGAGCCAGATCCCGATCAGCTCGGCCATGATCGTCGGCGAGCAGTTCGGCTACACCTCGCCGACCAACGAGTCGAAGAGCTGGCTGCACCGCTATGGCGACCAGGAGATCTCGCAGTTCCGCGGGTCGGAGATGATCGCCGAGAAGTGGGGGCTGTCGCGCGAGGAGATGGAGCAGTTCTCGCTGACCAGCCATCAGCGGGCGCAGGAGGCGATCCGGGCCGGGCACTTCGAGAACGAAATCATCGAGATCGACGGGTTCGCGATCGACGAGGGCCCGCGCGACACGTCGCTGGAGAAGATGGCCGGGCTCAAGACGCTCGTCGACGGCGGCCGCCTGACCGCGGCGATGGCCAGCCAGATCTCCGACGGTGCCAGCGCGGTGCTGCTCGCATCGGAGCAAGCCGTCGCCGACCACGGGCTCAAGCCGCGTGCCCGCATCCACCACATCAGCGCCCGCGGAGCCGATCCCGTCTACATGCTTACCGGCCCCATCCCCGCGACCGAGTACGCGCTGGACAAGACCGGCCTGACGATCGACGACATCGACACCGTCGAAATCAACGAGGCGTTCGCGCCCGTGGTCATGGCGTGGCTGAAGGAGACCGGGGCCGATCCGGCCAAGGTCAACCCCAACGGCGGCGCGATCGCACTGGGTCACCCGCTCGGTGCGACCGGCGCCAAGCTGTTCGCGACGATGCTGAACACGTTGGAGCGCACCGGCGGTCGCTACGGCCTGCAGACGATGTGCGAGGGCGGCGGCACCGCCAACGTGACGATCATCGAGCGCCTCTAG
- a CDS encoding nitroreductase family deazaflavin-dependent oxidoreductase codes for MTDVSHRIRNSGLLAWSMKNFAKAHVWAYQHTGGLVGSRLLWLPSALITTTGRRSGRPRVTATLCLRDGERVVLPASFGGRDHDPAWYLNIESDPRVHVQYGSNKMAMVARDATAAERNEYWPRLTRMYPPYRGYREAADRVIPLVICEPA; via the coding sequence ATGACGGACGTCTCGCACCGGATCCGCAATTCAGGGCTGCTCGCGTGGTCGATGAAGAACTTCGCCAAGGCCCACGTGTGGGCCTACCAGCACACCGGCGGGCTCGTCGGATCCCGGTTGCTGTGGTTGCCGTCCGCACTCATCACCACGACCGGCCGGCGCTCGGGCCGGCCCAGGGTGACCGCCACCCTGTGCCTGCGCGACGGTGAGCGGGTGGTTCTGCCCGCGTCGTTCGGCGGTCGCGACCACGACCCCGCGTGGTACCTCAACATCGAATCCGATCCGAGGGTGCACGTGCAATACGGCTCCAACAAGATGGCCATGGTGGCCCGCGACGCGACGGCGGCCGAACGAAATGAGTACTGGCCGAGGCTCACTCGGATGTACCCGCCGTACCGTGGCTACCGCGAGGCGGCCGACCGCGTCATCCCCCTGGTGATCTGCGAACCAGCTTAG
- the ipdC gene encoding (3aS,4S,5R,7aS)-5-hydroxy-7a-methyl-1-oxo-octahydro-1H-indene-4-carboxyl-CoA dehydrogenase: MTHLKTPLTELVGIEHPVVQTGMGWVAGARLVAATSNAGGLGILASATMTLDELRTAVSKVKAATDKPFGINIRADAGDANERVDLLIREGVRVASFALAPKPDLIAKLKDAGVVVIPSVGLAKHAKKVAGWGADAVIVQGGEGGGHTGPIATTLLLPSVLDAVADTGMPVIAAGGFFDGRGLAAALSYGAAGVAMGTRFLLTSDSTVPDAVKQRYLGAGLDGTVVSTRVDGMPHRVLRTGLVEKLESGSPVRGLTAAVGNAQKFKKMTGMSWKSLVTDGLAMRRGKELSWSQVVMAANTPMLLKAGLVEGNTDAGVLASGQVAGILEDLPSCAELVPAIVAEAIGHLRSATSFIAD; encoded by the coding sequence ATGACTCATCTCAAGACCCCGCTGACCGAGTTGGTCGGCATCGAGCACCCCGTCGTCCAGACCGGCATGGGCTGGGTCGCCGGAGCCCGCCTGGTAGCGGCGACGTCGAACGCCGGTGGGCTCGGCATCCTGGCATCGGCGACGATGACGCTCGATGAATTGCGCACCGCGGTGTCGAAGGTCAAGGCCGCCACCGACAAACCGTTCGGCATCAACATCCGCGCCGACGCCGGCGACGCCAACGAGCGCGTCGACCTCCTGATCCGCGAAGGAGTCAGAGTCGCCTCCTTCGCCTTAGCTCCAAAGCCCGACCTGATCGCCAAGCTGAAGGACGCGGGCGTCGTGGTCATCCCGTCGGTCGGCCTGGCCAAGCATGCCAAGAAGGTGGCCGGCTGGGGCGCCGACGCCGTCATCGTGCAGGGCGGCGAGGGCGGTGGTCACACCGGCCCGATCGCGACGACGCTGCTGCTGCCGTCGGTGCTGGACGCCGTCGCCGACACCGGCATGCCCGTCATCGCGGCGGGTGGGTTCTTCGACGGCCGCGGTCTGGCCGCCGCACTGTCCTACGGTGCGGCGGGCGTGGCGATGGGCACGCGGTTCCTGCTGACATCGGACTCCACGGTGCCCGACGCGGTCAAGCAGCGCTACCTCGGCGCGGGTCTCGACGGCACGGTCGTCTCGACGCGCGTCGACGGCATGCCGCACCGCGTCCTGCGCACCGGTCTGGTCGAGAAGCTCGAAAGCGGTTCGCCGGTGCGGGGTTTGACCGCTGCGGTTGGCAACGCGCAGAAGTTCAAGAAGATGACTGGCATGTCGTGGAAGTCGCTGGTCACCGACGGCTTGGCCATGCGGCGCGGCAAGGAACTCAGCTGGTCGCAGGTCGTGATGGCGGCGAACACGCCGATGCTGCTCAAGGCCGGGCTGGTCGAGGGCAACACCGATGCCGGCGTGCTGGCGTCGGGTCAGGTCGCGGGCATCCTCGAGGATCTGCCGTCGTGCGCCGAGCTGGTCCCCGCGATCGTGGCCGAGGCCATCGGGCACCTCCGCTCGGCGACGAGCTTCATCGCCGACTAG
- a CDS encoding SDR family oxidoreductase, producing the protein MGLLDGRVVIVTGAGGGIGRAHALAFAAEGARVVVNDIGVGLDGSPAGGGSAAQGVVDEIVAAGGEAVTSGANVADWAQAEGLIQTAVDSFGGLDVLVNNAGIVRDRMFANTSEEEFDAVTAVHLKGHFATMKHAAAYWRAESKAGNPRDARIINTSSGAGLQGSVGQANYSAAKAGIAALTLVASAEMGRYGVTVNAIAPSARTRMTETVFADMMSTQDASFDAMAPENVSPLVVWLGSVESRDVTGRMFEVEGGIVRVAEGWAHGPQIDKGARWDPAELGPVVRDLLEKSRPPVPVYGA; encoded by the coding sequence ATGGGACTGCTCGACGGCCGCGTGGTCATCGTCACGGGCGCAGGCGGCGGCATCGGCCGCGCACACGCGCTGGCATTCGCCGCGGAGGGCGCCCGCGTGGTGGTCAACGACATCGGCGTGGGCCTCGACGGCTCGCCCGCCGGTGGCGGTAGCGCAGCGCAGGGCGTCGTCGACGAGATCGTCGCTGCCGGAGGCGAAGCGGTCACCAGCGGTGCGAACGTCGCAGACTGGGCGCAGGCCGAGGGCCTCATCCAGACCGCAGTCGACTCGTTCGGCGGTCTCGACGTTCTGGTCAACAACGCGGGCATCGTCCGTGACCGGATGTTCGCCAACACCAGCGAAGAAGAGTTCGACGCCGTCACCGCGGTCCACCTCAAGGGACACTTCGCCACGATGAAGCACGCAGCGGCGTACTGGCGTGCGGAGTCCAAGGCAGGCAACCCGCGCGACGCCCGCATCATCAACACCAGCTCCGGCGCCGGCCTGCAAGGCAGTGTGGGACAGGCGAACTACAGCGCCGCCAAGGCAGGCATCGCCGCGCTGACCCTGGTGGCGTCGGCGGAGATGGGTCGCTACGGCGTCACCGTCAACGCCATCGCCCCGTCCGCCCGTACCCGCATGACCGAGACGGTGTTCGCCGACATGATGTCGACCCAAGACGCCTCCTTCGATGCGATGGCACCCGAGAACGTCTCACCCCTGGTCGTGTGGCTGGGCAGCGTCGAGTCGCGTGACGTCACCGGCCGCATGTTCGAGGTCGAGGGCGGCATCGTTCGCGTCGCCGAGGGATGGGCGCACGGACCGCAGATCGACAAGGGCGCCCGGTGGGATCCGGCTGAACTGGGTCCCGTCGTCCGCGACCTGCTGGAGAAGTCCCGTCCACCGGTTCCGGTCTATGGCGCCTAA